The DNA window tcaagccccacgtcaggctctgtgctgacagctagctcagagcctggagcctgtctttggattctgtgtctccctctctctctgaccctcccctgctcatactctctctctctctctctcaaaaataaataaaacatttttaaaaaattaaaagaaagcctCCGACTTAATGATGATGGTTCCACAACTGAATCAAGCCTTGGACACAGTCATGAACTGAAAGTGTTCTGATGGACCTGGATCTATCGCGGTGGAGCCCAGGGTGAGGTCAACTCCCCCCAAATCTCAAAGGTGCCATCAATCTGGGGATAGCTAAAATGGATGCTGGATGGGCAAGCACAATATCCACTATAGGGTGTCAATATGTTTTGATCAAAATCTGTTAGCCaatatctttggaaaaatacaaagaaatggcTTATTTATGTATGACATATtagatgagaaaaatagaattaaataaagaaaatgttgataCAAATGTTACAACAAATACCTTTCCTTCTACTGAAGTTATTTGCTTTGTGTACTATATAGGACTCCTAACCAACCTCTTCTCCACTAACTCCTTCCAAAGGAGATCTCTAAATTTCAAATTAGTGCACGGCTTGTCCAAATTTatccagtggtgtgctggtagATATTCAAcaactgctttccaaagttgGAGGGTCGGGGTGGGAATGTGGCCTGTGGCTTCTACCAATCTCTAAGGTGTAAGTATTACCACCATAACCAATTACCAGTTACCGAAACATGTTAACTTGTGGTCCCtgcaattttaaaatcagctctcACAAGTCACTATAAACCAGCTCAACACCACTGCAGAAATTTTCTACTGCTTCGGAAGACTCACAGCGTTGTTCTTACGGTCTCCTGTGATGCGtgtactttttctctttccaaagctTTATCTTGCCATCTATCCCTCACACATCAAATTTAGATACACTAAGTTCCCTGTTAGTTCCCTGGATATCCCCAACTCTCTTCAGCTTACAGACTTTTGCATGAATCTCCCTTCATTGTGCAAATTCTAGTAACCTTTCAGACCTCAGTTTAGAAGAAGTCTTCTTAAAAAATGATATCCTCTCTCACCCAGGTTAGAACTTCTTCTTATGTCTTCCCAAGACTCCTGTATTTTTTCTATCATAGCCCTTATTACTGTATGTTGCACATTTCCACGGGTCTATATCTTCCACTATGAGCAACTGGAGAGCAGAGACCATACATCATTCTCTATTGTACGTCAAACTTTTCACACAGGGCATGCACATGGTAGACACTCCCTAAATATTGCCGAACGGATTGAAaaatcagatatatatatatatatatatatatatatatatatatatatccacacacagTCCAGGGACTCAGTTTAGTATCAAGAGAGAGGAATTAATTTCTAAATCTGAAACATAAACACTTCAGCAGAAGATAAATCAGGGACCACATATATCAGAAGGACCCTTAACATCAAACTGCCACCTTGAAAAGATAGCCATTGATGTCACTGTCACTACTGGGCgggggggacagggacaggaggAGCCACAGTGGAAGGGAGGGTTTCTGCCATCTTCCCTGCACATCTGACCACCGCCCTCCTCAGccttagcagcagcagcagcaatagcACCAGTGTTATTTAGTACTTGTGGTTCTACTTCACCACCTATAAGGGCTGAACCTTTATACCAATTGATGGGGTAGTTGATATTAATACacctattttatggatgaggaaaaacAGGTCAAGGAGatgaagtaacttgctcaaattCACACAGGTAATAAGTGACAGTATCAAAATTGAAACCCGGATCTGTGAGACTCTAAACCCCTTACCCTTACTTCTCCATCTTACAGTTTCTCAGTACCCTTTGAAGAACAAAAGTTGATATTGCTCTCAAAGCCCCCAGTCTACACCAATCATTTATGTATCAGGGCTAGTGGGAATCTCAGGAGCTGACTGAAATAGAACCTCTGAGACTTGACCCTCCCCTttcaaatgtaagaaaaaattatcttaacGATGACAATGATGAtcttttatttgagtttttacaATGCTGACATCAGCTAAAGGCAAGAAGCATTTTtctgtaatgaaaaaaatatctgaCTCGTTTTCCTTCTCAATGGGTGGTTGGGAGCTGGATTTAGAGAGAATTCATAAAACAGGACTTATTCTACCTGCCTCCTTTCAGACTTGTAAGGCGATGGAGTCGGTGGGTAAGAAGAAAGAGTACTGATTCTGGGAACAACATTGGAGTGGTGATCACAGAAGTGACAAAAACAAGGTCTAAAGAAGAGTGTTTTTCCTTCCGTGTCCAGACATACTAATGGGGCTTAtaattagaacagaaaaaaatggagttaGATATTCCAGTTTCTCATGATTGGTGCCGTAAAGAGAGGAGACTCCTGTCTTCCGGATCCTTGGGTGAGGCTCTGACTCAGTGGAGAGTTGAGGTTGAATTTCCTTGCTCCTAGATTTAGTTTTATCGGGAGGCATTTCTGCTTATGCAGAATTAGAAGGTGAGGAAATCgcctggaaaataaaataggatcatcatcttcctctccttccatccCTTCCTTAACATCACGATCATCACCAATAATAATGTGCTCACTAATTACTACTATGCCGAAGTTTTATACACATTGTCCTCATGACAAATGtcagaagacaatgaaaatattttcatcttataGTTGAGTTACCTAAAATCTAGAAATTTCTAAATCTGAAATATAAACACACTGTGATTTTTCATGGGTATACAGCTAGAAACTGACAGGTTACAAGGAAATAATTgaacttaattacatctgtataaaaatatattcatatcactatatttattatatagcaGTAACTGTTATCATTGATATTGTCATTTATTATTATACTACTTATATTACTATAATATCATATTATGATGTTATAAATGTAttgaatattatattaaatactttGTTTCCCCTATTTTCACATCAGAACTCTTTTCCAGCCCCATTCCATCCCTCAATTTCATACCATCTCTAACTCCAGGAACCCCACAAATCATTACTACAAAGAAGTATATCTTGTTAATTCTGGAAGCCAGAGAGAAACTTAAATCCTAGCAAACCATGTGAATTATTAGTCATGGAAACAAACCCACCTCTCTTGAATTACATGAGTTTGTGCACCACATAACTGAGACAGAGAAGCTTATGCACAGTTCCAACAAGGTAAGGATGAGCATTAGAGACATCAGGCCCTAGAGGATACAATGCCTTATATGAACAAAATGTCATCAAGAAACCAAATATAACATCTCCCtcccttaaaacaaaacaaagtgagcTAGAGATTAGGTTTAAGACACAGGTACACACAAACACTCTTTAAGAGACACTAGGTCAACCTAAAAACATGGAaacaggtgcctggatggcttattggttaagtgtctgactcttgatttcagctcaggtcatgatctcatggtttgtgggatcaagccccatgttgggctccctgATGACAGCACtgacctggttgggattctctgtctctgcctctcccctgcatgccccccctctcaaaataagtaaataaacttaaaaaacaataaactttgaaaacaagtaaataagtaaataaataggtaaattgaaaacaaatttccctggagagagggacacactgcATTTTTTATCAACCTATGTGAAGTAGTCATGGGTGAAGAAGATATAGAGGCAAAATTCTGATATTCTTGCTAATATCTAGGGATTTGGATCATAGCCAACTAGGGAGATGAGTAGGTAGTTCAGGAAAATGGACAAATATGACCCTTCCACCATTTCATTAATGGTACTTTATTAGAAAGTTTATGCATTTATGTCATCCCTAGAAACTGAACACCAAACTgaaatattaaacacaaaattaCTAGACTAGCAATCCTGCTATTATCACTGAGGCACCTTGAAGAAGTGAATATAAAATTGTTCCAGAAGGAAAATACTACAAAACCCACAGTGGGGGGAAGCCCATAGAAATATAAACTTAGATAATTAACAATACATTTTAGGGGGGGGGAATGAGGCACAAACTTCTATGCCAGCAAACAGGGGGGCTGGGAGTCAGGCAGTAAAAATAGGtcataaaatggcaaaaagacaaatttaaaggaaaatcttAATTCTAAATTGACcttaaaggagaaagaatatcTAACACAAACAGCAAAATCATTTGAAAAGGTTATTAAGGaacttgcctttaaaaataatatgcccCCAAAATTCAGAgtgccagtgtggctcagttggttaagcacctgacttcagctcagaccatgatctcacggtttgtgagtgcaagcctgcatcagactctgtgcctctctctcaaaaataaatgttacaaatttttttaaaagatgagcaaactgaaACACTATCTAATTTGCCCTTCATTATTGAGCTAATAAGTGTCAAAGCCCAGATTCATATCAAGGTAGCATGATACCTGATGTATTATTCTTCTGAACATTTGAggtcatttgaaatattttataattaaacataatttttgaaaacatacgTTGGATAAGATGTCCATGCAAATGCATAATTCCAGTGACTGTGAATACTGACATTCCTTGAAAAAATGCTCATTAACTGCTAAATTGATTGAGAGAAAAACAAGCCCAACTAGAGCAATTGTCATGCTGGCAATATTCACTCCAAAACTGTTTTGCAtctaaaaaagaagaggaattttCCATTAATATAAGAAGCACATGCTTCCTTCCTTTGGTAgcaattcatttaaataaatcttgACTTAAGGTTGTCTACACACCCAGCAACATCCTAGATGCTGGGCTCACGTCAAGGAACAAAGATCTCCACCCTCATGGGGCTTACATTCTAGCAGCAAAGACCAAGAAAACAATTAAGGCTACAAGTAGTAAAttacatagtatttttaaaagtgctaAGTTTTACAGACTAATGGAGTGGAGCAAGGATGACATGGAAATCCACAGAGAGGAGTGGAGGTGGTGATATTAAATAGGAATGCCACCTGGGAAGAAGCAGGGAGGAGTTGAGAGAGATACACAGGTGGAGGAGCTCTTAGGTCCTGGAAATAGCTCAAAGCCCTGAGTCCAGAGTGCTGCAGGTCTGTTTGAAGGAAGCAAGAGGGCAATGTGGCTGGTTGGAAGGGAGCAGCCAAAGTAAACAATACTAGGAACTGAAGAGAGAGGACTTGGAGAGCTGGGTTACACAGGGCCCTGCGGGGCTTAAAAAGAACTTTGGTTCTTACCGTGAGGAAAATACAGAGCCACTGGAGGATTTTCAGCAAAGGGGCAACATAGTTAGATGAATGGGAACACTGATGTTTCAAGCAGGACTAGTTTAGAAAGGTCCAGCGGTAGAAGAAGGAGCCCAGTTAAGAAAGACAGTGGCAGACTGGATGAGAAATAGTCAAACTCAGATTTAGCTTGAATGTAGGGTCAACAGGATGTGTTGATAAATTGGATtgtcaaagaaagagaaatcagggatAAGTTTTAGGTTTTTGGCCTAGGAATCTGGAAAGAGGGAGTTCCCATCAGCTGACATGGGgaggaaatggaaggagaaggTTTGAGGAGGAAGATTAGGATAGAGTTTTGGAGATTTTAGAACTCTTAAGTGGAAGCAGTGAGATCTGCCAGCCTGCTGCCCAGGGGGAGATCTAGACTGGAAGTACTTATTTCAGGGTTGTAGGTATACAATGTCACTTGAAGCCATGAGCATGATGAGGTCACTGAAGGAGTAAGTAGAGCAGGCGACAAGGAACTGAGTTCTGGGGCACCCCACTTTTCAAAGAtcagagaagcaaaggaaaggacATTGAGAAGGAGGCACTGAAAAGACAAAAGGAGAACCAGTTAATCAAAGTGACCCAGAGGCCAAGTGAAGAAATTTttagaaggaggaaggaatgatACACTGCATGCCAAATGGTGCTCATGAATCAAGTTAAATGAGGACTGAGAATTGATCTCTGTGTTGCCAACAGAGAAGGAGATCTTAAGGAGAGCAATTATGGAGATGTgatagggaagaaaataaagccttATTGGAAAATAAAGCCGTTCTTCTCTAGGGGCTTGGGTTTCTCAGGCTAGGAAGCAAGGTCATCAACAGAGCATAAGGTAAGAGAAAAGGGGTTGGTATTTGAAGAGGCCATCCATGGAGAAGGCAGAGTGAATGAGCTAGGAAAGGCGTGTAGCTGGGGCAGATAGGTGATTTAGTGAGAACACATAACAGGGACTTATGAAGCATATAATGAATCACTAAAGGAATAGAACTTTTGACTTTCAGGTGTGCAATTAGTGGTGAGAAAATGAACACTCAAAGTAACTAGAGCGAGTCAAGTTTcacaacacccaaaaatcaaGAAGACTTTTCTGAGCTTCAGAGTCATCAAATACTTAAAGTAACCATACCAGCAGTCATCCACAAATTCTatgattttcttataatttaccaTCTGAATGCCTTAAGAGAATGTTTTTGGGCTTTACGTAAGACTCGGTGTCTCGGCTGAATCCACCAGCCCCTACTCTCATGTTATTATTGGGTAACTTATTTCTAGTCCTACGATCATAGGAAGACAGGAAGAACTGCCACGTACCAACATTCTTGTGGGTTTTCTCCCAGCTGCAACAGATAAGGATCCTGAAATAATAAACTGTTTGAACACAGGAAACGAAGCAGATAAGAGAATATTAAGtctcaaccatttttattttgtcctcCGTCAATTAGTAGATATCTAGCAATGGTTGCATagagcttctttttaaaatgcacattctatCATAGAGAATTATACTTGATGTTCATCATTTtgtatgaataaaattttaaattagttaaaattttgagcaaatatataatattttccttttgttttatgccagtttttatatgttatatgagCATAcatcctttaaaaacataagataaaaaatataattatctttatGCTTATACTTATATTAAGTGTAAATAATCTTTatttacatacacatgcatatataacaTCATTCACATACTCTTACCCAAGCTTCAGACAAGGGTTTGATGTATTGGATTAGATGTCCTAAAAGAACTTCAGCAAGTCTGTCTATATTGATATATccactcatttttaaatgattattttgataAGCTATTATGTTCGTGACTCTAATTTGATAAATTGAATTCGCTACAAGTTAAcggttttcttaaaatttcattctattttataccTTACAAATCTTACAACGATTTACCAAGCCACTCCAATGGTTTGAGGGCAAAGTTGCCAAAATCATGGGGAGCAAGCACTTCTACATGAATTCAATTCTTGAATTCTGTCTGAACACAAAGGAATAGCCTTTGGATTCCACTTCAGATAACAAAGTGGTTACCACAAGAAACTCCAGAGTCACTAGAACTTTATGCTCGGGAGCATATACTCTGTGTCCTGACCCCAAGCTTAACTTGTATTCATTCTGTAGCCTAGGCTCAGTttttgcctcatttctttttctgtaaaatagagatgTGCATATCCCCATGTTAATATTACTGACCTTATATCTATACGGggatagaatgaaataaaacatgataAGGTCTTAGAAATTGGCTCAGCACACATAAAGCACTtgtattattaacaatagctaaggttttaatatatttttctcatttaatttcacAATGACCCAAAAAGAAGGTCctcatattatttctattatcctACTGAAGAAACTGAAGGGCAAGAACTTAGATATTTTTCTCAAAGGTCAACAAAGATGAGTAAATGGAAGATGGTTAATAGAAGGAATCATACAGTCAGTAAATGGCAGGGCGTGTATAttgagaaaaggggagggggacagggtaTAGTTGCAGGGAAGGCCAGATATGAAGGGCTTTGCACCCAGTCTTGAATCTTAGGCTTTGCTCTGTCAGGGATACAGAACCAGAGAAAAGCTTCCAGTGATGGGAATCCAGGGATCAGATTTGAACCTTAGTGCTGAGGGTGCTTTAAAAGAATGAGTGAGGGCTTcctgactactttttttttttccaacaaactGACCCCAgctttctgagaaaagaaaactctttcCTGATTGAATAACTGAAACACCTCATCATTCTCTTTTCTACAATATGGAACTTTTCCATTTAGATAATCAGGATTCATTATGTAGAGAAAATCCATACTTCAAGTATTCTAGAAAAATTCAGATTCTAAGTCTTTCATCAAAATGGTAGTATGAACTAtctaaaaatttcagaaatgttaaatccAAATTACAGGGTTAGGCTGTATTCAGAAACTGAATGTGAATGTAGTCTTTTGTCAGAATGTGAGATTGttgccaatttatttttaaaggatatctgAAGGTCAATGATTCTGAAAACTAAAAGCATGCATAAATTAGAGCCCAAGATTTgctatacatttatttcttcttcattttccaatTACATGCTCCATTTACTATTTTCAACTCAAATTTCCCATCTTGGGTTTCATGGTAGTTTAAGACCAAACACTCAGAAATTCTCAAAGGTCTAAAAccagaatagaaggaaaatagtAGCTGATTAACAAATAGTTCCTACTTATcaccttttagaaagaaaacatcaggTAGGTGATAAtcaaataacaaatttatttattcaaataaatgttaaaaccaCCTAGAACCAAAAGCCTATTCTGTGGATTACATTTTGATgcaaatgtaaaagagaaaatcagtCTCCTCATTTCTAGACTGAAATCAGCAGGCAAATCTCTTATCTCCCAAACCAGGACTCTCTTGACTGCACAAGATAATTCACAACtctcatttttcatttgattttcttagCATCCATAAATGTAATTCCTGGATTTAATGCATGAATACCTCAAGTTAATGTTTGAGACTTAACTTGTGCTCTGCATGTGTGATTTCTCTTACTCAgaaaggcactttttttttaatttgtataaagaattaaaaatcaaaccCACAGCATGCAATCTCCAAATTGCCTAAAAACATCCTTTAATCATCAAACGTATTCCTAGCAGTGGTATTTAAGAAATGATCTATGGTGAGGGGAATATGAATACGCACAAATATAGCACCCCATAATGGGTAGCCTGTgtagaagataaagaaaaaatgccaGAAGGGATGAAATACGCTTTGTAAGGAACACCCTAGAAAAACACCCAGAGCCAGAATCGTTGCTCCGTTCAGGATCCGGACGGCCTAtttgaatgaaaagagaaaaaaacacagtgGTCATATACTAGTGTCCATAGAAAAGagaccattttcattttcttcagaaaggATATGTCAGTGCTGGAAACGATTACATtctcaaatttaactgggcaagGGCTTATTTGGGGAGGTTTTTGTCCCATGCCATTCCCGCCAATCCCAATGGCAGCCCTTCacctccacctctctcccttctcctgtccATTCTCACAAACTCCTTCCAGACAGTGGTAGAAGAGTAGAGGCAATATGGCTGGTAACACAGATGGAGTCATATACCTTCCAGGCCGACCGTGGGGCCATAGTATGATGAAGGCGCCCAGATATTAGGCAACAGTTCATCCAGCCTTTCGTCAACCCAAGTTTTAGATCTAAAATACGGAATGAGTTCATAAGAACTCAGCCTGCCAGCGTGGTGATCAGACTGGAGTCCATTCTCCAAGGTTGATAGTACGTTTCCTACTCTCCAGGTCTAAAATGGGCCCCAGTCTTTTCTTAAAGAAGCAGCATGATTGACTTAGTGATGAATAATTCAGAAATCACTCTTGATGAGGATAGACAAATTTTCCACATGATATTCATTTCCTTCCATCTTAAAccaatttttaaactaaagatgACCTACCCCAAGGGCTTGTAGCTTCTCCCTCTGGTGATTGTGTGATCCATCAATGGGCTGGTAGACAGAGTTATTCATCACCCCTGGTTCCACCTGGCTCACTGGGGTGCCACCTGCTGAGGCTGCCCCAAGATCTGCATTATCATCTCCTTGGGAGGCCATCTGGGGTTACTGAGGGCTGCcacagaaaagaaagccaaaggtTTGATGTTTTCCCTTTTCCCACTAGCTAGTATTTTTTAAGTGCAACAGAAGGGTTCAATTCTGTCCATACATCAAAATGATTCTCCACAAAATGGAGCAACAATTTACAttgttgaatttcattttgtCTTGGAGTATTAGACATCAACCAACTATTGTAGTAAGTCTGAATGCCTCACCTAACTTTGGAACAGTgaagtgtgatttttttctcgtttttacatatatgtatacattccATAGCCCCTCTATCTCTTCAGATCAATCCTGGACATCCAGACAGATGGGGTCACTGAGAGTTGATCTCTTAGGTTGAGGAAGATGGCTTTAGTCACCTTCCTATAATAATAAGAGGTATAATTTATTGAGTTGCTACTACATGCCAGGTACCGCTGCTTACTATGACTGTGTTAACatatttaatcctcccaacaatctATGCTGtgatattattattcctattttaaagatgagaaaattaacaCAGCTCATAAATGAGTCCAGCTCTAGTAGAGACATTCTACTTTAAGGGctcccattttttaatcattatgctgtataGAACTGTATGGAAGACACCGTTCTGGGTCACCATTCAGTGGAAAGAGTTTAAGTACCATGAAAAAGCCAAATCTAAATCCAAATTTGGCCACTTACTAGTTGTATCATCTAGTGATGGGAACCTCAGTGTTCAcatgtgtaaaatgaaaataaatttaatttcatactaACATGACAAGAGGCAACTTTGATGAGGTATGACGTCTCTAACCTAATAAACAGTTGGTAAATGTTAACTTTAACTCATACTCTGccatgtgtaaaaaaaaaaaaagactcaaagtaTGGTATACAAGATTCACCAAACAACTACCTCAACCATTACACCTAAAAACTACGTGTCACTAAAATAtacacagggggcgcctgggtggctcagttggttaaatgtccaaatcttggtttcagcagaggtcatgatttcatggttcatgaattcaagcaccatgtcaggctctgcacNNNNNNNNNNNNNNNNNNNNNNNNNNNNNNNNNNNNNNNNNNNNNNNNNNNNNNNNNNNNNNNNNNNNNNNNNNNNNNNNNNNNNNNNNNNNNNNNNNNNaaaaaaaaaaagactcaaagtaTGGTATACAAGATTCACCAAACAACTACCTCAACCATTACACCTAAAAACTACGTGTCACTAAAATAtacacagggggcgcctgggtggctcagttggttaaatgtccaaatcttggtttcagcagaggtcatgatttcatggttcatgaattcaagcaccatgtcaggctctgcactttcagtgatttgggattctctctctctctctctctctctctctctctctctctctcagaataaatgaataaacctaaaaacgttaaaaatatatatacacagtatgTTCAAGCTTGCAATATAACTTCCTGGTGGGAAAATTGATAAAGGGAAACCTTATTTCAAATGGAATCAAAACACCCTGCCACTCCTTCTCAGCTGTAGACCCAACAAGAAAAGAAGCACTTGGCATTTTCCAGGTCAACACCAGTTTACTACCCAGGGAGGAACAGCCCAGCCCATGAGAGGCTGTCACAACTCATCTGATGAAAAGCTACTCTACTTCCAACTCCCCATTTGCTGCAAGGGACTTTTTGTGTATAACAGTAACTCCTAATCCCCCTCTTTCCGTCCACAAAACAGCAGTTCCTTCTCTTTGTTGTCTGAACTCGCCTATGATTTTGTTGTAGGTTACTTGTCCCAAGTTGCAAATCTCTGCTCTTCCCGAACAAGCCCATTTTTCGTGGTAAAATAACAGACAGTTTTATCTTCCAGGTTAATAACAGGCTCCTCAACACAAAGTGATTGCAAAATGTTTCCCTGCTTTTACAACTGATGAGGTGGACAGTAAGAAATtaaccacaggggcgcctgggtggcttagtcagttaagcattcgactcttgattttggctcaggtcatgatctcaaggtccgcaAGTTCCAGCCCcctgtcaagctctgtgctgacagctcagagcctggagcctgtttcagatcctgtgtctcaatctctctctgcccctccctgctcacactctgtctctctcaagaatgaataaacattaaaaaataaattaattaataattaattttactgTGTGTCAGAAATTGTGCTAAATGTTTTACCCATTTAACTAACGTATCTCTCACACATCCATATGCATAGGTACTACTGTTATGATCCTTTCCAATTTGTGGATGAGTAAGCAGAACATCAGAAGGCTTCAGTAATTTGCCAAAAACCACACAGCCAGCACTTTCAGGAACTAGAGACCGTACCTGCCAATCTGGCTTTAGAGTATCATTACTGTCCCTCTGAGCTCATGCAGAAACTCACTTACTAAATCCTATACTTCAGGTGTGTCCAGACCATCCCTCATTCCCACAGCCAGCAGCCAAATTTGAAGACAGCCACTTACATTGTATATATCTAAGaggtgtgtgtatgcgtgtgtgtgtagaTGGTGTCCATGCCCACGTCTTTCCAAAGAAATAACTATATAATTATGTCTAACACTTTGACACCAGAGTAACAGTCAGACTAAGGGGAAGACATGCTCGTAGCTAAAAGTTCCAAGTCTCTACATACCAACCAACAGAACACTCCACAGACACCCTCATGGCCCACTGACTCTACTGGGTGGCACCTCCAACAGACTATAAAAAGGGGGCTTTCTCTGAAGAGCGGAGCTGTAGGGTTTACCTTGGAGGCTTCAGACCTTGGAAGACGTCTTGCTTCTGAAGTCGAGCAGGAGACACTCCTTAAGGATTGCTACAGTGTCCTTTCTGGAAAGCTGCAGCCTCTTCCGGTTCAGGCTTTAACGTACCTTTGCCTGAAGCAACACTCTACAAGAGTCAGTGACTACGTGGTGCTGGCCCGACCAGAGTGTGTCAACCACATTTGCATCTGGGACCACCCTGCTTTCACTGCGCTTCCCCAAGGCCTGCCGTTGATTAGGAAACCGGCAGCCAGAGTAACCGTCTCCTGGCGCTGCAACATTGCTTAACGCATTGTTGGAACAAGAACTGCCAAGCAGAAAATATAGGGAAATGGGTGGGAAAGGGATGTGGGATGGGCGAGCAGGGGCAGCGAACAGTTACTTGCCTagttagaaaagaaggaagtcagATAGTAAGAGCAGCgtctggaggagggagggtggtCACAGCATCGAGAATTCAGTTCTCACAGGCTTAGGCAGGCTGGTTCACCTGCCAAGGTCATGGATACAAACATTAGGCAAATTGTAGTTTAATTGCATTGACTGATTGCTATGAACTAGTCATCACCCTAAATGCTTTGCACGCATTAACTCACTTCGTCCTCACAACAACTCCAGACTTAGGGACAACGGGTAACCGAGCTTCATAGAGGAGAAAACTATGGCACAGAGATGTTAACTGGCTTTCTTAACCTCAGCCAGTCCCCGCCAAGCTGTGTGCAGACCTCAGGCTCTGGGTAGGGTGAGGTCAGGGTCATGCCTGGTACCCCCAGTgggattttaaataataatgccacctggggcacctgggtggctaaggtGGATAAGCATCCGAggtcaactcaggtcacgatctcatggtttatgagttcgagcc is part of the Suricata suricatta isolate VVHF042 chromosome 11, meerkat_22Aug2017_6uvM2_HiC, whole genome shotgun sequence genome and encodes:
- the MS4A3 gene encoding membrane-spanning 4-domains subfamily A member 3, translated to MASQGDDNADLGAASAGGTPVSQVEPGVMNNSVYQPIDGSHNHQREKLQALGAVRILNGATILALGVFLGCSLQSVFHPFWHFFFIFYTGYPLWGAIFFIISGSLSVAAGRKPTRMLMQNSFGVNIASMTIALVGLVFLSINLAVNEHFFKECQYSQSLELCICMDILSNGLMSLMLILTLLELCISFSVSVMWCTNSCNSREAISSPSNSA